The Etheostoma spectabile isolate EspeVRDwgs_2016 chromosome 1, UIUC_Espe_1.0, whole genome shotgun sequence genome has a segment encoding these proteins:
- the ahctf1 gene encoding protein ELYS isoform X8 — protein sequence MYDLTAQVTSSLLPFPGVTVDAIGEDEITLDSVLHGKFTVGRNGLAWLACGPHLEVVHAVTGERLSAYCFSGGGEHPPGVLAARDFSWLKRSGLLVGLEETEGSVLCLYDLGLSRVVKAVVIPGRITAIEPLVSYGGASTSTQHLHQSLRWFFGIAAVVTDLGHVLLVDLCLDDLSCSQSELEASDLQVVTKSPAEIPRLREVSTRQGRHLCLQLNGPSGVGATALQYISRTNQLAVGFSDGYLQLWNMKTLKKEYHSQLEGGRVPVHAFTFQEPENDPRNCCYLWAVQSSQDLEGDMVSLRLLQLAFSERKCLASGKILYEGLEYCEERYSQELSGTAFPLRAQATNTRLLSCQTIEKFRPHPDRDDSMNEVASPDTSVSIFSWQVKAYGQGTPSTYIGVFDINRWYHAQMPDSLRTGESLQNCPYLAVWSLNCVVQMLSQHVLLDVLVHDRSLSRGLPFTCPPPEQYFNPTTYNFDATCLLNSGIVHLTCSGYQKETLSFLKKAAPCSSEIISTSYSRCLMSGLLSSRIADSQASSLSQEQQLDAILSTAVETSSLGLITGCIKQWTAEEQPGSALNLRYILDWAWNKVVQTKEELDGICAPLFDSSSNFTDPQTMQLLQHSQRLLSNLSTIFQCLLSEAQELTQKGLVGLMNKNMVSSLISKYAQVVLWFCRTGLLPEGSDDDALQISRPFYTHSVISNYYTIRREELTRLAKGKWCADCLMIDGLVGQCGERLTNLWKRDENGTGQYPPPTLHALLDIYLLDHIDEAAKHAIVIYLLLDVMYSFPNKEGASVESFPPAFAIPIGLVKLVQGLWLLDHHDHQSSFELLLHPAASQCQFEWQHERVLQALMCQGQHAVALRYFHVTKPPISSTTQAKLCLSVLLHNRCLIEAWSLLRKHSNRLNMGELLGFLYESCQELGLIKELLKLPLGLTEQECLEKFLQGTGGLQNRELLMVHYLQQANYIPALQLNHSLKMNLVNERDPKLKERSNNRNLILDQYGKVLPRVQRKLAMERAKPYQHPYAIHREVSRPQPLSTITKRSVSEKVMSRAGFINNLMTKIEEVWLGKGATPESSPAKSSSTADVQSPKSSSLAHSEPFLGTPITMISKRKSRLMDLVVHPSCQTPCPLLSPPRPPNSWVSPQSTSKAPELSLLQTPLVVKRARALAASGRVFSAFTPQSILRSSLRPTPVATPSASPGRSITPPLRGKESRITFIEEAESPEAEKGIQWTNGMAADSEISLLARVSTLSKATHKTWSLSPAEEDEEEEGESPHVKFLPPEEGIPSPQLRSFETESSSIHDAAAETRPSDATQQQLNLSFDTSQISVRSTDTTLEYYDAHLPGHSDDQEGEEGHTATKKEEEIVAVYIKGTTENQEPEEKPLPTTEQTPLLSSEDIERVEEDETFEDKIALKEETNNMEEVQSKEEDVESSSKQENAATSYQEEMAGHNQVCNQITESTDSGAEVQSPDLTVGQDVLTETTESTEFTDYLKPSAVIEPTNEPEEDLDRSTDLTEFVQRHLFGNDLSSPFTRSGIHNASQTSFNSESLCEVEEAAQAAGEALPALTSQTSTASVTSSEPTGTDSHSVVSVNDSEELSSSMSEEEEEEEEEEDDDEEEEEESDQAEEEDDEEDSGSEVEIIEEVQGNGRLPALQPSSVFVQQGHAHYLPSLSEQEAVELSLISPGAEIKMVEEDIEGEVVMVRLGEEEELKADEDEEQGSSYVELKPSSTILVPLELVEGQGGLLNSSQLGPPEIQQSLPDDPRCETHSGFSLMLDMDEDMDKDADTLPMENDLQSSVPPTLSPVVEAIDKLVAKHEVIHLGTDDKDPSLSEEVHKEDQRKEMDTLDGIEVNGPTESELLKLANPQTENTEANHETIDDKEQSDAELVMSVEDDEPEGLSAFGPSPGEELPAEMLAEDHEPEGLSASGPSPGEELPAEMLAEDHEPEGLSASGPSPGELPAVMLVEDHKPASSLVSGPSPVGELLGVMLAEDLEPASPSVSGPTPVGELLAVVHNKDSTAEKYAAEEEMVEEADKATLAEDQEEPEENGPVDMDKAITHTNETETVVEEKQQDFKALADTEEDNREEIKTENETRRRTRGSLRKVVEEEKPVTLVFSSNSQPEEQPVPATPTSQRKKKAPSTPTRRTTRAMTVTFISPLPEEPEENGKVEEAETSTLLPASPSRTPQKSKQNKETKVQASTPRRSTRKAQPEPPKQELDEGEVHATSKVSSPARRRVTLTATTTRTSQRTQSGEEDHEDEVTDAKVSQRTSLKTRTPAKRRTTQGNTPRKSSRKLSSSEVLSTPLMILEEEKEQLEVIASPVKGNSRKRTESSETQPGLLKEENKTPSSPGRATRQSNRITLNIYPQVKLVPLSLPQSTRNRDETISKNIKESGVLLKPELNSNAGCTNSHRLTRNKLWDHAEEDHPLLNSPLEVDSETPVADALIRRLKEEKQEGAVVVTKMLRTSRSTSYVRSKSSGEQVNSLLLVKDGVVPEPEEDESSPGEHSFIYSPSRRRTRAKRAESPGSSEESAAPVTRSSRRRRVTDASVTPHDEIASEHLVEVEKAAGISKTRKAGKRTAKSKAVLEPPPIAEVDLISPLPSPAEPRAQKRIKEGEAPASSMNLRRKRIMDTVFTKPVTRRKKL from the exons ATGTATGACCTGACTGCCCAAGTCACCAGCAGCTTGCTGCCTTTCCCAGGAGTGACCGTAGATGCTATAGGGGAAGATGAGATCACCTTAGACTCTGTGCTACATGGGAAATTCACTGTTG GCCGCAATGGGCTGGCCTGGCTGGCCTGTGGCCCTCATCTGGAGGTTGTCCATGCAGTGACTGGAGAACGGCTGTCTGCATACTGCTTCAGTGGTGGAGGCGAGCACCCCCCCGGTGTCCTTGCTGCCAGGGACTTCAGCTGGCTCAAACG GTCTGGATTACTAGTTGGCCTGGAGGAAACAGAGGGCAGCGTGCTATGTCTTTATGACTTAGGACTGTCAAGGGTGGTCAAAGCTGTGGTTATACCAGGCAGG ATTACAGCTATTGAGCCGCTAGTGAGTTATGGCGGAGCAAGCACGTCGACCCAGCATCTTCACCAGAGTCTGCGCTGGTTTTTTGGCATTGCCGCCGTGGTAACGGATCTCGGTCATGTTCTGCTTGTGGACCTCTGTCTTGATGACTTGTCCTGCAGCCAAAGTGAACTGGAGGCTTCAG ACTTGCAGGTAGTGACCAAATCTCCTGCAGAGATCCCCAGGCTGAGAGAAGTCAGCACCAGGCAGGGCAGACATCTTTGTCTCCAACTGAATGGGCCTAGTGGAGTTGGTGCCACAGCTCTGCAGTACATCTCAAGGACCAACCAGCTGGCAGTGGGATTTTCAGATGGATATTTACAGCTGTGGAACATGAAGACTTTAAAGAAGGA ATACCACTCCCAGTTAGAGGGTGGCAGAGTGCCTGTGCATGCCTTCACCTTCCAAGAGCCAGAAAATGACCCTAGGAACTGTTGCTACCTCTGGGCTGTCCAGTCTTCTCAGGACCT tGAGGGAGATATGGTCAGCCTCCGCCTGCTTCAGCTGGCCTTCAGTGAAAGGAAGTGCCTAGCTTCTGGGAAGATCCTCTATGAg GGTCTGGAGTACTGTGAGGAACGGTACAGCCAGGAGTTAAGTGGCACAGCTTTCCCTCTCAGAGCCCAGGCCACCAACACCCGCCTGCTTAGTTGTCAGACCATCGAGAAGTTCCGACCCCATCCCGACAGGGATGACAGCATGAACGAAG TTGCATCTCCAGACACCAGTGTGTCTATCTTCAGCTGGCAAGTCAAGGCCTATGGTCAGGGAACCCCGTCTACCTACATCGGGGTTTTTGACATCAATCGTTGGTACCACGCACAGATGCCAGACTCTTTGAG aACTGGAGAGTCTCTGCAAAATTGTCCATACCTGGCAGTTTGGTCTCTGAACTGCGTAGTGCAGATGTTGTCTCAACACGTCCTCCTGGATGTGCTGGTGCATGACCGCAGCCTGAGCAGGGGCCTGCCCTTCACCTGCCCCCCACCAGAACAGTACTTTAACCCCACCACATATAACTTTG ATGCTACATGCTTGCTCAATTCTGGAATTGTGCATTTAACCTGCTCTGGGTATCAGAAGGAg ACCCTGAGCTTTTTGAAGAAAGCTGCTCCTTGTTCCAGTGAAATCATCTCTACTAGCTACTCTCGCTGCCTCATGTCCGGCCTACTCTCATCTCGCATTGCTGACAGCCAGGCCTCTAGCCTCTCTCAG GAGCAGCAGCTGGATGCCATCTTGTCCACAGCAGTTGAGACCAGCTCCTTGGGACTGATCACTGGCTGTATCAAGCAGTGGACTGCTGAAG AACAACCTGGCTCTGCCCTGAACCTGCGCTACATCCTGGATTGGGCCTGGAACAAAGTGGTCCAGACCAAGGAGGAACTGGATGGCATct GTGCACCGCTCTTTGACAGCTCATCCAACTTTACAGACCCTCAGACCATGCAGCTGCTACAGCACAGCCAGAGACTGCTCAGTAACCTCAGTACTATCTTCCAATGTCTGCTCAGCGAAGCTCAGGAGCTCACACAAAAAG GCCTGGTGGGTCTGatgaacaaaaacatggtgtccAGTCTGATTTCCAAATACGCTCAGGTGGTGCTCTGGTTCTGTCGTACTGGTCTACTGCCTGAAGGATCAG ATGACGATGCTCTCCAGATCTCCAGGCCTTTCTACACTCACTCAGTCATCAGCAACTACTATACTATACGAAGAGAGGAGCTCACCAGGCTGGCTAA GGGCAAGTGGTGTGCAGACTGCCTGATGATTGACGGTTTGGTCGGACAATGTGGTGAACGCTTGACCAACCTGTGGAAGAGGGACGAGAATGGGACAGGGCAATACCCACCACCTACACTGCAC GCCTTGTTGGACATTTACCTTCTGGACCACATTGATGAAGCTGCCAAACATGCAATT GTGATTTACCTGTTGCTGGATGTTATGTACTCCTTCCCCAATAAGGAGGGTGCATCAGTGGAGTCTTTCCCCCCAGCTTTTGCCATCCCTATTGGACTTGTGAAACTAGTACAAGGCCTCTGGCTGCTAGACCATCATGACCACCAG AGTTCATTTGAGTTGCTCCTGCATCCCGCTGCCTCTCAGTGTCAGTTTGAGTGGCAGCACGAGCGAGTCCTGCAAGCGCTGATGTGCCAGGGCCAACACGCAGTGGCTCTTCGATACTTCCATGTTACGAAGCCCCCAATTTCCTCCACCACCCAGGCTAAACTCTGCCTGTCTGTACTATTACATAACAG GTGTCTCATAGAAGCTTGGTCCTTACTTCGGAAGCACTCTAATCGCCTCAACATGGGAGAGCTGCTGGGCTTTCTGTATGAGAGCTGCCAGGAGCTGGGTCTTATCAAGGAGCTGCTCAAACTGCCCCTGGGCCTCACTGAGCAG GAATGTTTGGAGAAGTTTCTCCAGGGTACAGGGGGTCTTCAGAACAGAGAGCTGCTGATGGTTCATTACCTTCAGCAGGCCAACTACATTCCGGCCCTGCAGCTTAACCACAGCCTCAAAATGAACCTGGTG AATGAGCGGGACCCAAAGCTTAAAGAACGATCCAACAACAGGAACTTGATATTGGATCAGTATGGCAAGGTTTTGCCGAGAGTCCAGAGGAAACTGGCAATGGAGAGAGCAAAGCCCTACCAGCACCCCTATGCCATCCACAGAGAAG TTTCTCGGCCACAGCCACTGTCAACCATTACCAAACGCTCCGTCAGTGAGAAGGTGATGTCGAGGGCTGGCTTCATCAACAATCTCATGACCAAGATTGAGGAGGTGTGGTTAGGCAAAGGGGCTACGCCAGAGTCCTCCCCAGCCAAGAG ctCAAGTACTGCTGATGTTCAGAGCCCCAAGTCCTCCTCCTTGGCCCATTCTGAGCCCTTCCTGGGAACTCCTATTACCATGATCTCCAAGCGGAAGTCAAG GCTGATGGACTTGGTGGTTCACCCCTCCTGTCAGACGCCTTGCCCTCTCCTCAGCCCCCCCAGACCTCCCAACTCTTGGGTTTCTCCACAGAGCACCAGCAAGGCCCCTGAACTCAGTCTGCTGCAAACACCGCTGGTTGTCAAG CGAGCTCGGGCCTTGGCTGCTTCTGGCCGTGTGTTCTCAGCCTTCACTCCCCAGTCCATCCTGCGCAGCAGCCTGAGGCCCACACCTGTTGCCACCCCGTCTGCTTCTCCAGGGCGCTCCATCACCCCCCCACTCCGTGGCAAAGAGAGCCGGATCACCTTTATTGAGGAGGCAGAATCTCCTGAAGCGGAGAAGGGCATCCAATGGACCAATGGG ATGGCAGCAGACAGTGAGATTAGCTTGCTGGCCAGAGTCTCTACGCTATCCAAAGCCACACATAAGACCTGGTCTTTATCGCCTgccgaggaggatgaggaagaggaaggggaaTCGCCTCATGTGAAGTTCCTCCCTCCAGAAGAAGGTATTCCCTCCCCACAGCTGAGATCCTTTGAGACAGAGTCATCCTCAATCCATGATGCCGCTGCAGAAACCAGACCATCAGATGCAACACAACAGCAACTTAACCTGAGCTTTGACACCAGCCAGATATCTGTCCGTTCAACAGACACCACTCTAGAGTATTATGATGCACATCTTCCTGGTCACTCGGACGAccaggaaggagaggaggggcATACAGCCAccaagaaagaagaggagataGTTGCAGTGTACATCAAAGGCACAACTGAAAATCAAGAACCAGAGGAAAAACCTTTACCAACCACTGAGCAAACCCCTCTGCTGTCATCGGAGGACATAGAGAGGGTAGAAGAAGATGAAACATTTGAGGACAAAATTGCTTTGAAAGAGGAGACTAACAACATGGAAGAAGTTCAGTCTAAAGAGGAGGATGTTGAGTCAAGTAGCAAACAGGAAAATGCTGCAACATCATACCAAGAGGAGATGGCTGGTCACAATCAAG TTTGTAACCAGATAACTGAGAGCACGGACTCTGGGGCCGAGGTCCAATCCCCGGATCTAACAGTGGGACAGGATGTCCTGACCGAGACCACTGAATCCACAGAGTTCACTGACTATCTGAAACCATCTGCAGTCATTGAACCCACAAATGAACCAGAAGAAGATCTGGATCGATCAACAG ATCTGACAGAGTTTGTGCAAAGGCATCTGTTTGGCAACGATCTGTCATCTCCGTTTACCCGCTCGGGAATCCACAACGCATCACAGACGTCCTTCAACAG TGAGTCACTTTGTGAGGTTGAAGAGGCGGCGCAGGCAGCTGGTGAAGCTCTTCCAGCGTTAACCAGCCAAACATCTACTGCCTCTGTGACATCCTCCGAGCCAACTGGCACAGACTCCCACT CTGTTGTTAGTGTTAATGATAGTGAAGAACTTTCTAGCTCTAtgtctgaggaggaggaggaggaggaggaagaagaagatgatgatgaggaggaggaggaggagtctgATCAAGctgaggaggaagatgatgagGAGGACTCTGGTAGTGAGGTGGAGATCATTGAGGAGGTCCAGGGTAATGGGAGGCTGCCAGCCCTTCAACCCAGTTCAGTCTTTGTACAACAGGGACACGCACACTACCTGCCAAGTCTCTCAGAGCAGGAGGCTGTAGAGTTATCTCTGATCTCACCCGGTGCAGAGATAAAG ATGGTAGAGGAGGACATAGAGGGGGAGGTGGTGATGGTGAGACTTGGGGAAGAAGAAGAGCTGAAGGCAGATGAGGATGAAGAACAAGGATCATCATATGTGGAGCTCAAACCCTCTAGCACCATCCTGGTACCCCTGGAGCTTGTGGAGGGGCAGGGCGGCCTGCTCAATAGTTCTCAGCTGGGTCCTCCTGAGATTCAGCAAAGCCTGCCAGATGATCCGAGGTGTGAAACTCACAGCGGCTTTTCTCTGATGCTGGATATGGATGAAGACATGGATAAAGACGCAGACACGCTGCCTATGGAGAATGATCTGCAGTCCTCCGTCCCTCCCACCCTGTCTCCAGTAGTGGAGGCTATTGACAAACTTGTGGCTAAACATGAGGTTATACATTTGGGCACAGATGACAAGGATCCTTCTCTGTCTGAAGAAGTCCACAAAGAGGACCAGAGAAAAGAAATGGACACCTTGGATGGAATTGAGGTAAATGGGCCGACAGAGTCAGAACTTTTAAAACTCGCCAACCCACAAACTGAAAACACAGAGGCAAACCATGAGACAATAGATGATAAAGAACAGAGTGATGCAGAGTTAGTAATGTCTGTTGAAGACGATGAACCAGAAGGTCTTTCAGCCTTTGGACCAAGTCCAGGAGAAGAACTCCCTGCTGAGATGTTAGCTGAAGACCATGAACCAGAAGGTCTTTCAGCCTCTGGACCAAGTCCAGGAGAAGAACTTCCTGCTGAGATGTTAGCTGAAGACCATGAACCAGAAG GTCTTTCAGCCTCTGGACCAAGTCCAGGTGAACTTCCAGCTGTGATGTTAGTTGAAGACCATAAACCTGCAAGTTCTTTAGTCTCGGGACCAAGTCCAGTGGGAGAACTCCTAGGTGTGATGTTGGCAGAAGATCTTGAACCTGCAAGTCCTTCCGTCTCTGGACCAACTCCAGTGGGAGAACTCCTAGCAGTTGTGCATAACAAAGACTCTACGGCAGAGAAATATGCTGCTGAGGAGGAGATGGTAGAAGAGGCGGACAAAGCAACACTTGCTGAGGACCAGGAGGAGCCTGAAGAGAACGGGCCTGTTGATATGGACAAAGCGATAACCCACACCAATGAGACAGAGACCGTTGTAGAGGAGAAGCAGCAGGACTTCAAAGCCTTAGCAGACACAGAAGAGGATAACCGGGAAGAAATTAAGACGGAAAATGAAACAAGAAGGAGAACCAGGGGAAGCCTGAGAAAAGTTGTTGAAGAAGAGAAACCTGTGACGCTGGTTTTCAGCTCAAATAGCCAACCAGAGGAACAGCCTGTGCCAGCGACCCCCACTTctcagaggaaaaagaaagctCCTTCCACCCCAACACGGAGGACCACGAGAGCAATGACTGTAACCTTTATCTCTCCCCTCCCAGAGGAGCCAGAGGAGAATGGGAAAGTGGAAGAGGCAGAAACAAGCACTCTGCTCCCTGCCTCACCTAGTCGTACACCTCAAAAGAGTAAACAGAACAAAGAAACTAAAGTCCAGGCTAGTACGCCTCGAAGAAGTACTCGCAAAGCTCAGCCAGAGCCTCCTAAACAAGAGTTAGATGAGGGGGAAGTTCATGCAACGTCCAAGGTGTCTTCTCCAGCCAGACGGCGCGTGACCCTGACGGCCACCACAACAAGGACAAGCCAAAGGACCCAAAGTGGAGAGGAGGACCATGAGGATGAGGTCACAGACGCAAAGGTTTCTCAAAGAACAAGCTTAAAGACTCGCACACCGGCCAAACGCAGGACCACTCAAGGAAACACTCCGAGGAAGTCCAGCAGAAAATTGAGTAGTAGTGAGGTGCTGTCGACACCATTGATGATCttggaagaggagaaggagcagTTGGAAGTCATTGCCTCCCCTGTCAAAGGAAACTCCAGGAAAAGGACCGAATCATCAGAGACGCAGCCTGGCCTGCTAAAGGAGGAGAACAAAACACCTTCCAGCCCCGGCAGGGCAACTCGGCAGTCCAACCGTATCACCCTAAACATTTATCCACAA GTGAAACTGGTTCCTCTGTCCCTTCCTCAGAGTACGAGAAACAGAGACGAGACcatttcaaaaaatataaaagaaagtggaGTTCTACTCAAGCCTGAACTTAACAGCAATGCTGGTTGCACCAACTCCCATCGGCTAACTAGAAACAAACTCTGGGATCACGCTGAGGAAGACCATCCCTTGCTAAACTCGCCGTTGGAGGTGGATTCTGAAACCCCTGTCGCAGACGCCCTTATCAGGAGACTCAAGGAAGAGAAGCAGGAAG GAGCAGTAGTCGTCACAAAGATGCTAAGAACCAGTAGGAGTACGTCGTACGTGCGTAGTAAGTCGTCAGGGGAGCAGGTTAACTCGCTACTTCTTGTGAAGGACGGCGTGGTCCCCGAACCCGAAGAGGACGAGTCTAGTCCAGGAGAGCATTCATTCATCTATTCCCCCTCACGAAGAAGAACAAGAG CTAAAAGAGCGGAGTCTCCTGGCTCGAGCGAAGAGTCTGCAGCGCCTGTCACTcgcagcagcagaagaagacGTGTCACCGATGCCTCTGTTACTCCCCAT gaTGAAATTGCTTCGGAACATCTTGTGGAAGTGGAGAAAGCAGCAGGCATTTCTAAGACCAGAAAAGCAGGCAAACGAACAGCCAA ATCCAAAGCAGTTTTGGAGCCACCTCCCATAGCGGAGGTGGACCTGATCTCGCCTCTGCCTAGCCCAGCTGAGCCACGAGCACAGAAGAGAATTAAGGAGGGAGAGGCTCCGGCCTCGAGCATGAACCTTCGACGCAAACGCATAATGGACACCGTTTTCACAAAACCTGTCACACGGAGGAAGAAACTTTAA